In the genome of Olsenella profusa DSM 13989, one region contains:
- the rsmA gene encoding 16S rRNA (adenine(1518)-N(6)/adenine(1519)-N(6))-dimethyltransferase RsmA, producing MTAPCSYLADRRETRSTLERHGLCAKHRLGQNFLVSDGVIAHILALAELTCDDVVIEVGPGIGTLTVALLARAGEVRAIEADRSLAPVLAETCARDGERLTLTWGDALKVLPQGVAQEPRPTMLVANLPYQVAATLVLKVLEELPSVRRLVVMVQAEVADRIAAAPGSKAYGAYTAKLRLWGRVTGRFEVGPGSFMPPPHVDSAVVRIDRAPLLDAAEIPWVAQVIDAAFAQRRKTIRNSLATNGFERDVLDAALARTGIMPTVRAESLTPDDLVRLAGALRHE from the coding sequence ATGACGGCACCCTGCTCATACCTTGCCGACCGGCGCGAGACCCGCTCCACGCTCGAGCGGCATGGGCTCTGTGCCAAGCATCGGCTGGGACAGAACTTCCTGGTGAGCGATGGCGTCATCGCGCACATCCTGGCGCTTGCCGAGCTCACGTGCGATGACGTGGTGATCGAGGTGGGGCCGGGCATCGGCACGCTCACGGTTGCGCTCCTGGCGCGCGCCGGCGAGGTGCGTGCCATCGAGGCGGACCGTTCGCTTGCCCCGGTGCTGGCAGAGACCTGCGCGCGGGACGGCGAGCGCCTGACGCTGACGTGGGGAGATGCGCTCAAGGTGCTCCCCCAGGGCGTGGCGCAGGAGCCGCGCCCCACCATGCTCGTGGCCAACCTGCCCTACCAGGTGGCGGCCACGCTCGTCCTCAAGGTGCTTGAGGAGCTACCCAGTGTGCGGCGGCTGGTGGTGATGGTCCAGGCCGAGGTGGCCGACCGCATCGCAGCTGCGCCCGGGAGCAAGGCGTACGGTGCCTACACGGCTAAGCTGCGGCTGTGGGGAAGGGTGACGGGCCGCTTCGAGGTGGGGCCGGGCAGCTTCATGCCGCCACCGCATGTGGACTCCGCCGTGGTGCGCATCGATCGCGCGCCGCTGCTGGATGCCGCCGAGATCCCCTGGGTCGCGCAGGTCATCGATGCCGCCTTCGCCCAGCGGCGCAAGACCATCCGCAACTCCCTTGCGACCAATGGCTTCGAGCGGGATGTGCTCGATGCGGCCCTGGCCCGCACGGGTATCATGCCCACGGTGCGCGCGGAGTCCCTCACACCCGACGATCTCGTCCGCCTTGCCGGGGCCCTGCGCCATGAGTGA
- a CDS encoding TatD family hydrolase — protein sequence MSEAFRLMLEDGMPLHDRTGRPVQVPEPQVPLADTHGHLTCFRTVDVAEALCRAALVGVRLLVVPIDPVGDFGSDETRWHDVAGLLAWLDGQVECARALLATSVRAGLRQPTYGGDVPQLLDNVRIVAGVHPYGALRVREPAVRERLEALLANPRCVGVGEIGLDAGPYAELALERQEQALRWQLTVARERHLPVELHLRDGEHDTAAHDLAAHVLAEEGVPQAGCDLHCFTQGPEVLRPFAELGCHIAFGGAATFKRSDAIRAAAAACPAERMLSETDCPYMAPVPLRGRECEPAMVALTSSLLADVRERELGVSRTATYRALWRNACTLFGLQG from the coding sequence ATGAGTGAGGCGTTCCGGCTCATGCTCGAGGATGGCATGCCCCTGCACGACCGCACGGGGCGTCCCGTCCAGGTGCCTGAGCCCCAGGTCCCGCTCGCGGACACCCACGGGCACCTCACCTGCTTCCGTACGGTGGACGTTGCCGAGGCGCTCTGCCGGGCAGCGCTCGTGGGAGTGCGCCTGCTGGTGGTGCCCATCGACCCGGTTGGTGACTTCGGGTCCGACGAGACGCGCTGGCATGACGTGGCCGGGCTGCTCGCGTGGCTGGACGGACAGGTGGAATGCGCGCGAGCGCTGCTCGCCACGAGCGTGCGCGCAGGCCTGAGGCAACCCACATACGGCGGTGACGTGCCGCAGCTGCTTGACAACGTGCGCATCGTGGCGGGCGTCCACCCGTACGGTGCGCTGCGCGTGCGTGAACCCGCGGTGCGGGAGCGCCTCGAGGCCCTGCTCGCCAACCCCCGCTGCGTGGGCGTGGGAGAGATCGGGCTGGACGCGGGCCCCTACGCGGAGCTTGCGCTCGAGCGGCAGGAGCAGGCGCTCCGCTGGCAGCTCACGGTGGCACGCGAGCGGCATCTGCCCGTCGAGCTGCACCTGCGCGATGGCGAGCACGATACGGCGGCGCATGACCTCGCAGCGCACGTACTCGCGGAGGAAGGTGTGCCCCAGGCGGGCTGTGACCTTCACTGCTTCACGCAGGGTCCCGAGGTCCTGCGGCCGTTCGCGGAGCTTGGCTGCCACATCGCCTTCGGGGGAGCCGCCACGTTCAAGCGCTCGGACGCCATCCGCGCCGCGGCTGCCGCCTGCCCCGCCGAGCGGATGCTTTCTGAGACCGACTGCCCCTACATGGCACCCGTGCCGCTGCGCGGACGGGAGTGCGAGCCTGCCATGGTGGCCCTGACCTCGTCATTGCTCGCCGATGTGCGTGAGCGCGAGCTGGGTGTCTCCCGCACGGCGACCTATCGGGCACTCTGGCGCAACGCCTGCACGCTCTTTGGTCTGCAGGGGTAA
- a CDS encoding ComF family protein, whose amino-acid sequence MVPASVSSQLILSHLVDGAAEALWPTRCVGCDRPGTLLCPHCRAALPWIDQRWACLNCGAPAGWLACSECDEPWETRTVACALPFAGVGTRLVTAYKDGHERRLAPVLAVAIACALDEARAWPAPDSRPRFDPAATDALCFVPATERAFVRRGFDHMEGVARALSALEGIPMADVLARGPARDQRSLGRSERAANLRDSVEVVSDVAGLSLLLVDDVITTGASIRACAQALRDHGAREVSACALARVW is encoded by the coding sequence ATGGTGCCCGCATCCGTCTCTTCCCAGCTCATCCTCTCCCATCTCGTCGATGGTGCCGCGGAGGCGCTCTGGCCCACGCGGTGCGTGGGCTGTGATCGTCCCGGTACGCTGCTGTGCCCCCATTGCCGGGCGGCACTTCCCTGGATAGACCAGCGCTGGGCGTGCCTCAACTGCGGCGCCCCGGCAGGATGGCTTGCCTGCTCCGAATGCGACGAGCCGTGGGAGACGCGCACGGTCGCCTGCGCGCTGCCCTTCGCCGGCGTGGGCACGCGTCTGGTCACCGCCTACAAGGACGGGCACGAGCGCCGCCTGGCCCCCGTCCTCGCCGTCGCCATCGCCTGCGCCCTGGACGAGGCACGCGCATGGCCCGCTCCCGACAGCCGTCCCCGCTTCGATCCTGCGGCAACGGATGCGCTCTGCTTTGTCCCAGCTACCGAGCGCGCCTTTGTGCGCAGGGGCTTCGATCACATGGAGGGCGTTGCTCGCGCCCTCTCGGCGCTCGAGGGCATCCCGATGGCGGACGTGCTCGCGCGGGGGCCGGCACGGGACCAGCGCTCACTCGGCAGGAGCGAACGCGCTGCGAACCTTCGTGACAGCGTGGAGGTCGTGTCGGACGTGGCGGGGCTGAGCCTGCTCCTCGTGGACGATGTCATCACGACCGGCGCGTCGATACGAGCTTGCGCGCAGGCCCTGCGCGACCACGGTGCGCGGGAGGTGAGCGCCTGTGCGCTTGCCCGCGTATGGTAG
- a CDS encoding substrate-binding periplasmic protein, with translation MGITVTSIGMRGRTCVGALALVGALVVGGCGAQGLSGAMRSTPSVDQALATLASEHAQSVPDGALVTAGTLTVGINTKVETVPLYFANADGAISGLDVDLASALAEQMGLKVSFVSVSDPAAALGVTCDVVMNYSGTDAAGTVAPAGTDVTTACSYAETAPALFGKKLSGTLSGSDLTGKRVGVQAGSKSASALERTSLSLQSTGYNNLNDAFSALEGGDVDYVLCEAYPGAYLAQSHADVAMGGILGEPTPKGIAVLGTNADLRQGVSDAFSALRESGAYDLVRAHWVGSLPNLGAADQVKGVPTKGTPEAAANAAGSLAGGQSASASTGTMGANEGASSAGNAGDGSTAGANAVS, from the coding sequence ATGGGCATCACAGTCACGAGCATCGGCATGCGGGGTCGCACATGCGTTGGGGCTCTTGCCCTTGTTGGTGCCCTCGTGGTGGGAGGATGCGGCGCGCAGGGGCTGTCGGGCGCCATGCGGTCCACGCCCTCGGTCGACCAGGCGCTTGCCACGCTGGCCTCGGAGCACGCGCAGAGCGTGCCTGATGGCGCCCTCGTGACTGCGGGCACGCTTACGGTGGGCATCAATACCAAGGTGGAGACCGTCCCTCTCTACTTTGCCAACGCGGACGGTGCCATATCGGGCTTGGACGTGGACCTTGCCTCCGCCCTTGCCGAGCAGATGGGGCTCAAGGTCTCCTTCGTGAGTGTGAGCGACCCCGCCGCTGCGCTGGGTGTCACCTGCGACGTGGTCATGAACTACTCCGGAACGGACGCGGCGGGTACGGTGGCACCTGCCGGCACGGATGTCACGACGGCCTGCTCCTATGCCGAGACGGCCCCCGCGCTCTTTGGCAAGAAGCTCAGTGGCACCCTCAGCGGCTCCGATCTCACGGGCAAGAGGGTCGGCGTGCAGGCAGGCTCCAAGTCCGCCTCGGCGCTCGAGCGGACCAGCCTTTCCCTGCAGTCCACGGGCTACAACAACCTCAATGACGCCTTCTCGGCACTCGAGGGCGGTGATGTGGACTATGTGCTCTGCGAGGCCTATCCCGGCGCGTACCTCGCACAGTCGCATGCCGATGTCGCCATGGGCGGCATCCTGGGCGAGCCCACCCCCAAGGGCATCGCGGTGCTCGGCACCAACGCCGACCTCAGGCAGGGCGTCTCGGACGCCTTCTCTGCGCTGCGGGAATCAGGCGCATACGATCTGGTGCGCGCGCACTGGGTGGGGAGCCTCCCCAATCTCGGTGCGGCAGACCAGGTCAAGGGGGTCCCGACCAAGGGGACGCCCGAGGCGGCAGCCAATGCGGCAGGTTCGCTCGCGGGTGGACAGTCTGCCAGCGCCTCCACGGGCACCATGGGCGCCAACGAGGGAGCGTCGTCTGCGGGCAATGCGGGCGATGGGTCCACGGCAGGCGCCAATGCCGTTAGCTAG
- the hpf gene encoding ribosome hibernation-promoting factor, HPF/YfiA family, with the protein MVDIKITGRKVSITDGMREHVTDKVGGALKVFDISPMSCDVVLRVGRNRSNPDRKTCEITVFVRDAVVRVEASQEDMYVAIDEAAEKVTRQLRKYKTRVIDHTRRSAGARGDVAPEGIGDLSSLIEPPKEEDNLLVREKYIDLKPMSEEQALIQTDLLGHDFYVFENANTGLINVIYHRNNGGYGIIKPKVETNDEA; encoded by the coding sequence ATGGTTGACATCAAGATTACGGGTCGGAAGGTCTCCATCACCGACGGCATGCGCGAGCATGTGACGGACAAGGTCGGCGGGGCCCTCAAGGTGTTCGACATCAGCCCCATGAGCTGTGATGTCGTGCTGCGCGTGGGACGCAATCGCTCCAACCCGGATCGCAAGACCTGTGAGATCACCGTCTTCGTGCGCGATGCGGTGGTGCGCGTGGAGGCCAGCCAGGAAGACATGTACGTCGCCATCGACGAGGCGGCCGAGAAGGTCACCCGCCAGCTGCGCAAGTACAAGACGCGCGTCATCGACCATACCCGCCGCTCTGCCGGCGCACGGGGCGATGTGGCACCCGAGGGGATCGGTGACCTTTCGAGCCTCATCGAGCCCCCCAAGGAGGAGGACAACCTCCTGGTGCGCGAGAAGTACATCGACCTCAAACCCATGAGCGAGGAGCAGGCCCTGATCCAGACCGATCTGCTCGGGCATGACTTCTATGTGTTCGAGAATGCCAACACGGGCCTCATCAACGTCATCTACCATCGTAACAACGGCGGCTACGGCATCATCAAGCCCAAGGTCGAGACGAACGACGAGGCGTAA
- a CDS encoding DegV family protein, whose translation MPTDSPLTSADAQDPTDVKRVGRAYHQRRNVRFIVDSTSDYAPGVTDALGVEVIPFTYMTPEGEQVDDLWATSDPHEFYEAMRKNPTVHYTTSAVTPGRYYEAFERAALDGMPTVYIGLSGGLSSSIDSARQAQEMIKERYPGFELYVLDTTCDSAAGELLAIEMVHQASLGLSAEGLYAWACDARYFVHGYFTLDSFDSLAAGGRIPPAAANVGSKLDIKPELSYDLTGALTLRGMCRGRKKALKAIIQDFRDNYAHDASLPLAIVSTDAEKDADWLEREVRKEEGCEDVTIIRSQVSPILGSHVGPGMVALCFWGTDRREKLSLTDRIARKVRKGRQPS comes from the coding sequence ATGCCCACGGACTCTCCCCTTACCAGCGCGGATGCTCAGGATCCGACCGACGTCAAGCGCGTCGGCCGAGCCTATCACCAACGGCGCAACGTACGATTCATCGTTGACTCTACGTCGGACTATGCCCCTGGCGTCACGGATGCCCTGGGGGTGGAGGTCATACCGTTCACCTACATGACCCCCGAGGGGGAGCAGGTGGACGACCTCTGGGCCACGAGCGACCCCCACGAGTTCTACGAGGCCATGCGCAAGAACCCCACGGTGCACTACACCACCTCTGCCGTCACGCCAGGGCGCTACTATGAGGCCTTCGAGCGCGCGGCACTGGACGGCATGCCCACGGTGTACATCGGCCTCTCCGGCGGACTCTCCTCCTCGATCGACTCCGCACGTCAGGCGCAGGAGATGATCAAGGAGAGGTATCCCGGATTCGAGCTCTATGTGCTCGACACCACCTGCGACTCTGCGGCGGGCGAGCTCCTTGCCATCGAGATGGTGCACCAGGCGAGCCTGGGCCTCTCGGCCGAGGGGCTCTATGCCTGGGCGTGCGACGCCCGCTACTTCGTCCATGGGTACTTCACGCTGGATAGCTTTGACAGCCTGGCCGCTGGTGGCCGCATTCCTCCGGCAGCGGCCAATGTGGGCAGCAAGCTGGACATCAAGCCCGAGCTGTCCTATGACCTCACCGGCGCCCTCACGCTGCGCGGCATGTGCCGTGGTCGCAAGAAGGCGCTCAAGGCCATCATCCAGGACTTTCGTGACAACTATGCCCATGATGCGTCGCTTCCCCTGGCTATCGTCTCCACGGACGCCGAGAAGGACGCCGACTGGCTCGAGCGTGAGGTGCGCAAGGAGGAGGGCTGCGAGGACGTGACCATCATCCGCAGCCAGGTGTCACCCATCCTGGGCAGCCATGTCGGCCCCGGCATGGTGGCGCTCTGCTTCTGGGGCACCGATCGCCGCGAGAAGCTCTCGCTGACCGATCGCATCGCACGCAAGGTCCGCAAGGGGAGGCAACCCTCCTGA
- a CDS encoding NAD(P)-dependent oxidoreductase — MSSTIHSVAFIGTGIMGAPIAGHLLDAGYGLTVHNRTKAKADALVARGAMWAPSPGEAASQADVVFTMLGYPTDVEEVYLDKGGIIAASRKGAWLVDLTTSSSQLARDIHDAAEVMDKHALDCPVTGGEQGAIDGTLTLMVGAAETDAAPILPLLECFSDTVYYLGAAGRGQTVKLCNQVALASAMVGYADALALAETAGIDGAQMVDIVSHGMGGSVALSKLAPRSVVGDYRPGFLVEHLRKDLGLALMQADDAGMALPGAQNAFDLYDALCKVGGSRLGTQAITLLYQDQETGASVGLDWSLLEQPAEHDHGHHHRDGRQH; from the coding sequence ATGTCATCGACCATCCACAGCGTTGCCTTCATTGGCACCGGCATCATGGGCGCCCCCATTGCGGGCCACCTTCTGGATGCCGGCTATGGCCTTACGGTCCACAACCGCACCAAGGCCAAGGCGGACGCGCTCGTCGCCCGGGGTGCCATGTGGGCGCCCTCGCCCGGCGAGGCCGCCTCGCAGGCGGACGTCGTCTTCACCATGTTGGGCTACCCCACCGATGTCGAGGAGGTGTACCTCGACAAGGGCGGCATCATCGCAGCCTCGAGGAAGGGCGCCTGGCTCGTGGACCTCACCACCAGCTCCTCCCAGCTTGCCCGCGACATCCACGATGCCGCGGAGGTCATGGACAAACATGCGCTCGACTGCCCGGTGACGGGCGGCGAGCAAGGTGCCATCGACGGCACGCTCACGCTCATGGTGGGTGCCGCGGAGACGGATGCCGCCCCCATTCTGCCCCTGCTCGAGTGCTTCTCGGACACGGTCTACTATCTGGGCGCTGCTGGACGCGGCCAGACGGTCAAGCTCTGCAACCAGGTCGCCTTGGCCTCGGCCATGGTTGGCTATGCTGATGCCCTTGCCCTTGCCGAGACAGCGGGCATCGATGGGGCCCAGATGGTCGACATCGTCTCGCACGGCATGGGCGGCTCGGTCGCCCTGAGCAAGCTTGCCCCGAGGTCCGTGGTGGGGGACTACAGGCCTGGTTTTCTGGTGGAACATCTGCGCAAGGACCTTGGCCTGGCTCTCATGCAGGCGGATGATGCCGGCATGGCCCTGCCAGGCGCCCAGAACGCCTTCGACCTGTATGACGCCCTGTGCAAGGTCGGCGGCTCGCGCCTGGGGACACAGGCCATCACCCTGCTCTACCAGGATCAGGAGACGGGAGCCTCTGTCGGGCTCGATTGGTCGCTGCTTGAGCAGCCTGCCGAGCACGACCACGGGCATCATCATCGTGATGGGCGCCAGCACTAG
- a CDS encoding NYN domain-containing protein — protein MNEAAQSSLAVLIDYENLALGTGRRKRNGHQEPGPRPDVKRILERLVDKGRITAKRAYCDWQRFDDAITPLHELGIELIEIPDRAYTGKNSADIRLAVDAMEMCLTKEHIDTFAILSGDSDFSPLVAKLKEFGKTVIGVGMKESTSSLLAEVCDEFLFYEDIVSKGGTPDFTATVPKERHACYELLFETIDALQGESDSAILASRLKDTMKRKRPQFSERSYGYRSFSNLLREASKLGFIELHQDPRSGTIMVDGFSE, from the coding sequence ATGAACGAAGCAGCACAGAGCTCGCTCGCCGTCCTCATCGACTACGAGAACCTCGCCCTAGGGACGGGCAGGCGCAAGCGCAACGGCCATCAGGAGCCAGGGCCGCGTCCCGACGTCAAGCGCATCCTCGAGCGTCTCGTCGACAAGGGGCGCATCACCGCCAAGCGCGCCTACTGCGACTGGCAGCGCTTCGATGACGCCATCACGCCCCTGCACGAGCTGGGCATCGAGCTCATCGAGATCCCAGACCGTGCCTATACCGGCAAGAACTCGGCTGACATCCGCCTTGCCGTGGACGCGATGGAGATGTGCCTCACCAAGGAGCACATCGACACCTTTGCCATCCTCTCCGGCGACTCCGACTTCTCGCCGCTCGTGGCAAAGCTCAAGGAGTTCGGCAAGACCGTCATCGGCGTGGGCATGAAGGAGTCCACGAGCAGCCTGCTCGCCGAGGTGTGCGACGAGTTCCTCTTCTATGAGGACATCGTGAGCAAGGGAGGCACGCCCGACTTCACCGCCACGGTGCCCAAGGAGCGCCATGCCTGCTACGAGCTGCTGTTCGAGACCATCGACGCGCTGCAGGGCGAGAGCGACAGTGCCATACTTGCCTCGCGCCTCAAGGACACCATGAAGCGCAAGCGTCCGCAGTTCTCGGAGCGCAGCTACGGCTACCGCTCCTTCAGCAACCTGCTGCGTGAGGCGTCGAAGCTGGGGTTCATCGAACTCCATCAGGATCCGCGCAGCGGCACGATCATGGTGGATGGGTTTAGCGAATAG
- a CDS encoding purine-nucleoside phosphorylase — protein sequence MRALVSRCLLGSACRYDGGAKPVPEVKELCGKVDAVGICPELASGLPIPRPPAEQRGGRVMLEDGRDVTEDFERGAHLSLERARQEGICAAAAPLAVLKAKSPSCGVDVIYDGSYTGTLTRGDGLLARLLREEGFCVVTEDLVKSCKPSVEHPVAIVLGTGLGHLKSLVKPVRRIDYHDIEGFPTNAMPVSGHCFEATVGTVDDVPVVVYPGRIHLYQGYSAAEVTSLVRHAHHLGCRDIIFACATGAVPGNASLGLGILSDQVNLTGRNPLAEWEGERDVKTPFVDMKDAYTPYLRTLARGVADDLGIAVEEGVYAGVLGPCFETPAEVALMRQLGVSYVGMSTVNEVIMAHALDMHVLGLTLAANASGAPGTSHESVRAGAQHHADSFERLVRGVLRLL from the coding sequence ATGCGCGCGTTGGTGAGCAGATGCCTCTTGGGCAGCGCCTGCCGTTACGATGGTGGGGCGAAGCCCGTGCCCGAGGTGAAGGAGCTCTGTGGGAAAGTCGACGCCGTGGGAATCTGTCCCGAGCTTGCCTCGGGGCTTCCCATACCCAGGCCTCCCGCCGAGCAGCGCGGCGGACGCGTCATGCTCGAAGACGGCAGGGATGTCACGGAGGACTTCGAGCGGGGTGCGCATCTCTCTCTGGAGCGGGCACGCCAAGAGGGCATCTGCGCCGCGGCGGCACCTCTCGCCGTTCTGAAGGCGAAGAGCCCCTCCTGCGGCGTGGATGTGATTTACGATGGTTCCTACACTGGCACGCTGACGCGGGGAGACGGGCTGCTCGCACGTCTCCTGAGGGAGGAGGGATTCTGCGTGGTCACCGAGGATCTCGTCAAGAGCTGCAAGCCGTCCGTCGAGCATCCCGTCGCCATCGTCTTGGGGACGGGCCTTGGGCACCTCAAGAGTCTGGTCAAGCCTGTGCGTCGCATCGACTATCACGATATCGAGGGCTTCCCCACAAACGCCATGCCCGTGAGCGGTCATTGCTTCGAGGCCACGGTCGGCACGGTGGACGACGTCCCGGTGGTGGTCTATCCGGGGCGCATCCACCTGTATCAGGGCTATAGCGCCGCGGAGGTCACGTCCCTCGTGCGCCATGCGCACCACCTGGGCTGCCGTGACATCATCTTTGCCTGTGCCACGGGAGCCGTCCCGGGCAACGCCAGCCTGGGCCTGGGCATACTCTCCGACCAGGTCAACCTCACGGGACGCAATCCCCTTGCCGAATGGGAGGGGGAGCGCGACGTGAAGACGCCCTTTGTGGACATGAAGGATGCCTATACGCCCTATCTGCGCACGCTGGCTCGTGGCGTGGCGGACGACCTGGGCATCGCGGTGGAGGAGGGCGTCTATGCGGGCGTCCTGGGACCGTGCTTCGAGACGCCGGCCGAGGTGGCCCTGATGCGGCAGCTGGGCGTCTCATATGTGGGCATGTCTACGGTCAACGAGGTCATCATGGCCCATGCCCTGGATATGCACGTGCTGGGGCTCACGCTCGCAGCCAACGCATCCGGTGCGCCGGGGACATCGCACGAGTCGGTGCGCGCAGGGGCACAGCACCATGCGGACAGCTTCGAGCGGCTGGTGCGCGGCGTGCTGCGTCTGCTCTAG
- a CDS encoding transposase: MREHTTQVGMDVHARSIVCKAPVVTSGEVKEHCLRGSTMVLDLLEWLGKLPQPVRLAYESGCTGHELARTLKAAGFSCDIAAATSIPKSPKNNRHKNDRNDASILLREMPSPASDISYVWIPDRETEGARDLVRAYTSPATLVSSRRRRIAAFLLRHGCVWNERTSSGRLKSTHTATYRAWVASCDLGCEGASLTPKLMPGGLCALEESRAAFKESVEGLRQSLRWAPYVDAISLPLGIGSATALPAAAEFGSLSRFSSGRKVSRWIGCSATDRSGGPRCSPGHIPREGPTLLRRLLIEGPASICRRKDYTKRHVRTCGVSPEIGRLARKANRRLKSRFDELVDSGKHPNVARVAVVRELACWIWVIGLKVESGIGSMA, from the coding sequence ATGAGGGAGCATACCACGCAGGTAGGAATGGACGTTCACGCCAGGAGTATCGTGTGCAAGGCGCCTGTTGTCACTTCGGGAGAGGTAAAGGAGCACTGCCTTCGTGGCTCTACTATGGTCTTGGACCTTCTTGAGTGGCTGGGGAAGCTACCTCAGCCCGTGCGCCTTGCGTACGAGTCGGGCTGTACGGGCCATGAGCTTGCTCGCACACTGAAGGCTGCAGGCTTCAGCTGTGACATTGCTGCGGCAACAAGCATTCCTAAGTCCCCGAAGAACAACCGGCACAAAAACGATCGCAATGACGCATCGATACTCTTGAGAGAGATGCCCAGTCCCGCAAGTGACATTTCCTACGTCTGGATTCCTGATCGTGAGACCGAAGGGGCACGTGACCTCGTGAGAGCGTACACATCCCCGGCTACTCTTGTAAGCTCACGGAGGCGCAGGATAGCAGCCTTTCTTCTTAGACATGGCTGCGTTTGGAACGAGAGGACCTCCTCAGGAAGATTGAAGTCAACTCATACTGCGACCTACAGAGCCTGGGTCGCAAGCTGTGATCTGGGATGTGAGGGCGCAAGTCTCACACCGAAACTCATGCCTGGAGGGCTCTGCGCCTTAGAAGAGAGCCGTGCTGCCTTCAAAGAGAGTGTAGAGGGACTCCGTCAGTCTTTGCGCTGGGCACCTTATGTTGATGCGATTTCTTTGCCCTTGGGTATAGGCAGTGCCACTGCTCTTCCTGCGGCAGCCGAGTTTGGGAGCCTTTCTCGCTTTAGCTCAGGCAGGAAGGTCTCTCGGTGGATAGGATGTTCTGCAACCGATCGCTCAGGTGGCCCAAGATGCAGCCCCGGGCACATCCCCAGGGAAGGGCCGACCCTTCTGCGCCGCTTGCTTATTGAGGGTCCTGCATCCATCTGCAGAAGGAAGGACTATACCAAGAGGCATGTGCGTACGTGTGGGGTGTCGCCTGAGATTGGGCGACTTGCCCGTAAGGCCAACAGACGTCTCAAGTCCCGCTTTGACGAGCTTGTTGATTCAGGCAAACATCCCAACGTCGCAAGAGTGGCGGTGGTGCGCGAGCTTGCTTGTTGGATTTGGGTAATTGGGCTTAAGGTGGAGTCTGGGATAGGCTCCATGGCCTAG
- a CDS encoding extracellular solute-binding protein, with protein sequence MAMNLSRRNFLGAAAASATTLGLAACGGSNAGDSGSGGSGTDAVGADESLRSAAQNEGSLVVYGSCEEEYLAAACEHFQELYGIQTQYQRLSTGEVQAKVEEENGNPSGDVWFGGTTDPYNVASGKGLLEKYEPTNASHLIADTFRSTEGDWYGIYKGILGIMYNKEEIDRLGIDVPADYADLTDATYKGLIWSSNYNTSGTAKLLINTIIQKYGHDAGIQYLVDLDKNIAQYTKSGSGPSKSIGIGECTIGIGMLHDGIYQIADKGYDNIGLVIPSSGASYEVGATAIFRGAQHESAAKLWVEYALSPACVNLAAQNGSYQFLVIDNATQPKLADEYGLDPDNVMDYDFDDAKDNTEQYVSDVMAALGGGDDRFKTE encoded by the coding sequence ATGGCCATGAATCTGTCTCGTAGGAACTTCCTGGGCGCTGCCGCCGCCTCGGCCACCACACTTGGCCTTGCTGCCTGTGGCGGCTCCAATGCCGGCGACTCTGGCTCGGGTGGTTCTGGCACCGACGCCGTCGGTGCGGACGAGAGTCTCAGGTCTGCCGCGCAGAACGAGGGCAGCCTCGTGGTCTATGGCTCCTGCGAGGAGGAGTACCTGGCCGCCGCCTGCGAGCACTTCCAGGAGCTCTATGGCATCCAGACGCAGTACCAGCGCCTTTCCACGGGCGAGGTCCAGGCCAAGGTCGAGGAGGAGAACGGCAACCCCTCCGGTGACGTCTGGTTCGGGGGCACCACCGACCCATACAACGTTGCGTCCGGCAAGGGCCTGCTCGAGAAGTACGAGCCCACAAACGCCTCGCACCTCATCGCGGACACCTTCAGGTCCACCGAGGGCGACTGGTACGGCATCTACAAGGGCATCCTAGGCATCATGTACAACAAGGAGGAGATCGACCGTCTGGGCATAGACGTCCCTGCCGACTACGCCGATCTCACGGATGCCACGTACAAGGGTCTCATCTGGTCATCCAACTACAACACGTCTGGTACGGCCAAGCTGCTCATCAACACCATCATCCAGAAGTACGGCCACGATGCGGGCATCCAGTACCTGGTGGACCTCGACAAGAACATCGCCCAGTACACCAAGAGCGGCTCCGGTCCCTCCAAGTCCATCGGCATCGGTGAGTGCACCATCGGCATCGGCATGCTGCATGACGGCATCTACCAGATCGCCGACAAGGGCTATGACAACATCGGCCTCGTCATCCCATCCTCTGGCGCCTCCTATGAGGTGGGCGCCACGGCCATCTTCAGGGGTGCCCAGCATGAGAGCGCGGCCAAGCTCTGGGTGGAGTATGCGCTCTCGCCCGCATGCGTCAACCTGGCGGCGCAGAATGGCTCCTACCAGTTCCTGGTCATTGACAATGCCACGCAGCCCAAGCTTGCCGACGAGTACGGTCTCGACCCTGACAACGTGATGGACTACGATTTCGATGACGCCAAGGACAACACCGAGCAGTACGTCTCTGACGTCATGGCCGCCCTCGGCGGCGGTGACGACCGCTTCAAGACCGAGTAA